AATCTGCAGGTCGGGACCTTGCGGAAGATGAAAGCCGAAGGGGTATTTACCAATCAGGGTGATTCGACGCGGATACCGGGGCCTCCCAATTCACGGCTCACCGCGCCAAAGGTGACGGGAATGTTTGAGACCATACCATTTAGCTTAAAACTTGTGATAGACGATTTTCGGCATCCTAAGGCCAAACTGGACGGTCGGATCGAAGGAGATTCGACCAACCTGGGGCAGCTGCTGGACCCGGGCAAGTACCGGATCAAGAATGGCACGGCGACAATCGATTTTCACTTCAATGGCAATCTCAAGAATTTTTATGATCCTGCCAAAGACCGGTTCAACGGGAAGCTTTGGGGAAAAGCATCTCTCAACAACATTTCAATGGATTATCTTCCTCGTAAGGTTCATTTGAAACAGATCAAGGGTGATCTTACTTTTAACGAGTCAGTAGTAGTGCTTCCTGACCTCCACTTTTTTGACGGTCAAAATATGCTTTATGTCAGAGGGACACTAGTGGATTTGATACCTTACTTGTTTGGTTCGCCCAAGCCGCTCAGGGCACAGGTTGACATTAATATTCCAAACTGGCAACTCAACTGGCTGGAAAATTTGCTGGCTCAAAGGGGAAAACAAAGGTATACAGCCAAGAAAAAGCCGCGACTTTCTGAATTGCTGGACGATGCGATCGATAAGATGGAGATCGTGGCCAAGCTGGATTCCAAAACTTTAAAATACCGTCATTTCACGGCCAAGGACGTCAAAGGACAGTTTACCATCAAGAATAACGCGGTGAGTATTGAGTATTTTGTAATGAAAGCCTTCGGACGTGGAAATGTGCGGATTTCGGGTGAAATGGACAATTCTGGTGTAGGCCTTCCGCACCTTTTTTTGCGTGGAAAAATCATGGATGCGGACGTGCATTCCGTTTTTTACTCATTCGACAATTTTGGACAAAAAACCATTACACATGAAAATCTGAAAGGGATACTTACCTCAGATTTTAGTTTTGAATCCAGGTTGAGTAACAACGTCAAGCTGGTACCATCCAGCATGAAGGGGTTATTAAGGATAAACCTGGTGAATGGCTATATCATTAATTTTGAGCCATTTATGAAGATGAAGCGGCTGATTTTCAAAAAGAGAAATTTTGAACGCGTAAAATTTGCACCTATTCATAACGATTTCAAGCTCAGCGGGGAAGAAATTGAAATAGCTCCAATGGAAATAGAATCCAACGTGCTGACCTTGTACATTGACGGGATTTACAGTTTTGCTAAGAAAACCGATATTAATATCCAGATTCCGCTCAGCAATCTCAAAAAGCGGGACTCCACCTACGTCCTTGACCCCAATAATGAACAGAAAAAGGACGGCTCTAAGATCTATCTGCGGGCCATCGATGAAAACGGCGAGGTAAACATCAAGCTCGCATTCCGGAAGAAAAAGGACAAAGACAAGGCCAGGAAA
The genomic region above belongs to Dyadobacter pollutisoli and contains:
- a CDS encoding AsmA family protein; its protein translation is MFARVLKIFGIVALCAVFMFGAVEFWVYRNREKIFREVQEAVNESLNGKLEIGDFKFRPFYGGLGLNFTLSGVKLTDSLYHIHQKPFLEAEQIHVALDLKGLYKGDIKIKNLILQNGNLRLFVQRNGYSNLSIFKSQKESKDEKSPRDKDGIVKKLGNLRFVNFDVTYADSLKQKYYGAIFRDATNIITLTDSTTNANFNGAVYFHGLTFKPKKGGFLVNQETNVALALAYDEDAKNLKIYPSILESATHDKIGINGEFDFSDTLRNFTLNFEAKKIAVKNALPLLTARVRKQIDSIGIQTDVDTQVKVKGQLSERQPRVDVYFNTDTFEYNLQVGTLRKMKAEGVFTNQGDSTRIPGPPNSRLTAPKVTGMFETIPFSLKLVIDDFRHPKAKLDGRIEGDSTNLGQLLDPGKYRIKNGTATIDFHFNGNLKNFYDPAKDRFNGKLWGKASLNNISMDYLPRKVHLKQIKGDLTFNESVVVLPDLHFFDGQNMLYVRGTLVDLIPYLFGSPKPLRAQVDINIPNWQLNWLENLLAQRGKQRYTAKKKPRLSELLDDAIDKMEIVAKLDSKTLKYRHFTAKDVKGQFTIKNNAVSIEYFVMKAFGRGNVRISGEMDNSGVGLPHLFLRGKIMDADVHSVFYSFDNFGQKTITHENLKGILTSDFSFESRLSNNVKLVPSSMKGLLRINLVNGYIINFEPFMKMKRLIFKKRNFERVKFAPIHNDFKLSGEEIEIAPMEIESNVLTLYIDGIYSFAKKTDINIQIPLSNLKKRDSTYVLDPNNEQKKDGSKIYLRAIDENGEVNIKLAFRKKKDKDKARKEEEFVPDTIQK